Sequence from the Bacteroidota bacterium genome:
TATAGTGAAATTAATCGAAAATGAAATGTTTCAAATGCACCAATTTTTGATGTCCGAATAGAAGTATTTCATATATAAATGCAACCAAAAGATAAAATAAAAAGCCCTACTTTTGAGAAAAATTTATTATTATGAGAAAAAAGTTAATTATTATAGTGTTAACCATACTATTAGGAAGTTTTACAAATAATTTAGAAGCTCAGGCATGGTTAGAAAATAGTTCAAAAACAGAATCAACAGAAGGAATTTCAGATTTGAATTTTTTTGAAATTCAAAAAGCATTTAATCAATATTGGGAAAACAAACCTTATGAAAAAGGAAAAGGTTGGAAACAATTCAAAAGATGGGAGAATTTTGTAGAGCAACGAGTTTCGACAGATGGAAAAATAAATAATTCCATTTTCTGGTCAGAATATCAGAAAAAAATCAATAAAACTAAAAATAAGGCAAGCGTAGCAAATTGGACTGCAATGGGACCATTCGATACTCCCTTAAGCATGGACAATAGTTATAAAACAGGTTCTGGGCGTGTCAATTGCGTAGCTTTTCACCCAACAAATCAGGACATAATGTGGATTGGAGCACCGGCTGGCGGTTTATGGAAAACCACAGATGGGGGTGCAAGTTGGATAACAACAACAGACGATCTTCCAAGTATCGGAGTTTCAGACATTGCTGTAGATCCAAACAATCCTGATATTATCTATATTGCTACCGGTGATGGAGATGCCGGAGATACCTATTCGGTAGGCATATTAAAATCTCTTGATGGAGGTTTAAGCTGGCAAACTATCGGTTTAAACTTTTTCATATATGAAGAAATAATAGTAAGACGACTATTGATAAATCCTTCAAATTCAAATATTTTGATTGCAGCAAGCAATGATGGAATTTATAAAACTATCGATGCCGGACAAAGTTGGACAAATGTGCAAACAGGACATTTTAAAGATTTGGAATTTATGCCAAACAACCCAACAATTATATACGCTACAAAATATGGCGGATTTGGTGGCGGAAAAATTTATAGATCGACCAATAGTGGCGACTCATTCACCGAGCTAAACACAGGTGTTAGTTCCAACGATGTCAATAGAATTGAGCTTGCAGTTACACCGGCAAATTCTAATTTAGTATATGCACTTTTCAGCGATGCAAATAATGATGGATTTTATGCAACCTATAAATCAAGCGATGCAGGAGACAACTGGACGCAAACATTTTCGGGTAGTAATATGAATTTGTTAGGCTGGTCTGAAAATGGAAACGATGTTGGCGGGCAAGGCTGGTACGACCTGTCATTAGCGGTTTCTCCAACAAATGAAAATATTGTTTTTGTTGGAGGTGTAAACATTTGGAAATCGGTAAATGGCGGTAGTAGCTGGAATTGCAATGGCCACTGGTACGGTGCAGCAGGGATTGAGTATGTACATGCCGATCAGCATGTTTTAGCTTACAATGTAAATACCGGAGTATTGTTTTCAGGAAACGATGGAGGTTTTTACAAAACACAAAATGATGGTTCGAGCTGGACTGATATTAGCGATGGCCTCGAAATTTTGCAAATTTACCGCATTGGTTCATCTGCCACAAATGCCGGAATTGTAGTTGGAGGAACCCAGGACAATGGTACTATGAAAATAAATTCCGGACAGTGGAACAATATTCTTGGAGGAGATGGAATGGAATGTATGATTGATTTCAATAATCCAAATATTATTTATAGCACATATTATTACGGTAGTCTTCATAAATCGACAAATGGCGGTTTCACCTTTAACGACATTTCTCCTGCCAGCAATGGAGCCTGGGTAACACCATACGCTATGCATCCTACAAATAGCAATACTTTATATGCAGGATATAGCAATGTTTATAAAACCACAAACGGCGGAAATAGTTGGGATCAGATTTCGTCGAACCTAACCGGTGGTACAGACTTGCAATCTTTAGCTATTGCAAAATCTAACCCTGATTATATATATACAGCAACTTACGACAATATATACAAAACAACCAATGGTGGCACCAATTGGGAAAATATTACATCAGGATTACCAAGCAATCCAAGCATTAAATATATTGCAATTTCAAGTACAGATCCTAACAAACTTTGGGTAACTTTTTCGGGCTTTTACACTTCTTATAAAGTCTATATGTCGGAAGATGGTGGAAATATATGGCAAAATTTTTCCGACAGCCTTCCAAATGTTCCTGCGAATTGTATTGTTTATGAAGATGATTCTAACGATGCCCTATATGTCGGAACAGACATAGGTGTTTATTACAGAAACGATTCTATTCCATATTGGATAGCATTTGACGATGGTTTGCCAAATGTGGTAGTTTACGAACTTGAAATTCAATATTCAGAGAAAAAAATCAGAGCCGGCACTTTCGGGAGAGGTTTGTGGGAGTCTGATCTATATTCAGAGCCAATGGCTCCAATATCTAACTTTCAGTTTACAAATACCTCAGATTGCAATGGGATTGTGAGTTTTGAAGATATTTCAGCAGGATTACCAGAAACATGGGAATGGATTTTCGGAGACGGAAGTTCCTCTTTCGAGCAAAACCCAATTCATATTTATAACGATACTGGAATTTTTGTTGTTCAATTGATTACTGAAAATAGTCTTGGAACAGATACTAATTTTTTGGAAATTTCAATTAGTTTAAATTCAGACTTGCCTGTAGTGTCGGGCGATGAACGTTGCGGCGAAGGTAGCCTACTTTTACAAGCAGATGCAAGCGGGCAAATCAACTGGTATGAAAACGAAATTGGAGGAAATTCATTAGATACAGGCGATTTTTTCCAAACTCCGATAATAACAAATAGTACAACTTTTTTTGCTGAAAACGAAATTGGCGGAGCTCAGTTTTATGGAGGAAAATTTGATAATTCCGGCGGAGGCGGTTATTATAGTGGGAATAATCCATGGGGTTTGGTTTTTGACTGTTTGGAGGCATCAGAAATTGTTTCGGTTAAAGTATATTTTGACCCATCTGAAAGTGCCGGCAATAGAGAGATAATGCTTCTCGACGAAAACAACTCCATAGTTCAATCTGCAAGTGTATTTGTTCCTCAGGGCGAAAGCCGAATAAATTTAGGTTTTGAAGTTCAGCCGGGAAGTAATTACAAATTAGTAGGGCAAAGTTCTCCAAATATGTACAGAAATAACAATGGTGGAATAGCTTATCCTTTCAACATTTCAAATTTGATAACTATTACACAAAGCAGTCTCGACCTTTCGGGCTATGACCCAATAGATTATTACTATTTTTTTTACGATTGGGAAGTAAAAGAAATAAGCTGCAGAAGCAACAGAGTTCCGGTGCTTGCAACAATTAATCCAAATCCAACAGCAGATTTTTCATATATTACTGATAATTTGAATGTTCAATTCACTAACAATAGCCCGAATGCAAATTCATATTATTGGGATTTTGGAGATGGGAATTTTAGCAGCGAGGCAAATCCTGTCCACAATTATTCATCTAACGGCATTTTTGAAATTACATATATTGCAAGTTCTCAAAATTGTAGCGATACAATAACTCAAACAATCGATTTGACATATTCTACCGTAGAATTTTCTTTTATAGAAAAACTTAAAATTCTACCAAATCCAAATTCTGGCGTTTTCATTATTGACTTTTCAATAGCCCAAGAAGAAAACATAAAATTAGAAATAGTGAATCTTGCTGGACAATCTGTTTATTCTGAAGAATTAACAAATTTCTCGGGGAAATATTCAAAAGAAATTCATCTCTCAGATATCGCAAAAGGAATT
This genomic interval carries:
- a CDS encoding PKD domain-containing protein, whose translation is MRKKLIIIVLTILLGSFTNNLEAQAWLENSSKTESTEGISDLNFFEIQKAFNQYWENKPYEKGKGWKQFKRWENFVEQRVSTDGKINNSIFWSEYQKKINKTKNKASVANWTAMGPFDTPLSMDNSYKTGSGRVNCVAFHPTNQDIMWIGAPAGGLWKTTDGGASWITTTDDLPSIGVSDIAVDPNNPDIIYIATGDGDAGDTYSVGILKSLDGGLSWQTIGLNFFIYEEIIVRRLLINPSNSNILIAASNDGIYKTIDAGQSWTNVQTGHFKDLEFMPNNPTIIYATKYGGFGGGKIYRSTNSGDSFTELNTGVSSNDVNRIELAVTPANSNLVYALFSDANNDGFYATYKSSDAGDNWTQTFSGSNMNLLGWSENGNDVGGQGWYDLSLAVSPTNENIVFVGGVNIWKSVNGGSSWNCNGHWYGAAGIEYVHADQHVLAYNVNTGVLFSGNDGGFYKTQNDGSSWTDISDGLEILQIYRIGSSATNAGIVVGGTQDNGTMKINSGQWNNILGGDGMECMIDFNNPNIIYSTYYYGSLHKSTNGGFTFNDISPASNGAWVTPYAMHPTNSNTLYAGYSNVYKTTNGGNSWDQISSNLTGGTDLQSLAIAKSNPDYIYTATYDNIYKTTNGGTNWENITSGLPSNPSIKYIAISSTDPNKLWVTFSGFYTSYKVYMSEDGGNIWQNFSDSLPNVPANCIVYEDDSNDALYVGTDIGVYYRNDSIPYWIAFDDGLPNVVVYELEIQYSEKKIRAGTFGRGLWESDLYSEPMAPISNFQFTNTSDCNGIVSFEDISAGLPETWEWIFGDGSSSFEQNPIHIYNDTGIFVVQLITENSLGTDTNFLEISISLNSDLPVVSGDERCGEGSLLLQADASGQINWYENEIGGNSLDTGDFFQTPIITNSTTFFAENEIGGAQFYGGKFDNSGGGGYYSGNNPWGLVFDCLEASEIVSVKVYFDPSESAGNREIMLLDENNSIVQSASVFVPQGESRINLGFEVQPGSNYKLVGQSSPNMYRNNNGGIAYPFNISNLITITQSSLDLSGYDPIDYYYFFYDWEVKEISCRSNRVPVLATINPNPTADFSYITDNLNVQFTNNSPNANSYYWDFGDGNFSSEANPVHNYSSNGIFEITYIASSQNCSDTITQTIDLTYSTVEFSFIEKLKILPNPNSGVFIIDFSIAQEENIKLEIVNLAGQSVYSEELTNFSGKYSKEIHLSDIAKGIYQIQISSKDKIINRKFSVE